A DNA window from Niabella yanshanensis contains the following coding sequences:
- a CDS encoding sulfatase family protein, with the protein MFTINKQIPLIAGLLLSSFFSYSQHHVKPQNVILIIADDIGYGDLSCYGAKAVHTPHIDQVTRKGLVFSDAHTTASTCTPSRYSIFTGEYNWRKKGTGIATGDAGMVISPEQFTMADMFRQAGYTTGAIGKWHLGLGDQQGDQNWNGFITPGPVDIGFDYSFLMAATGDRVPCVWVENQRVANHDASAPIAVSYKEPFPGEPLGKDRPELLTKLKPSPNHGHNQAIVNGISRIGYMKGGGKALWQDEYIADTIAARATGFIKKHTKEPFFLYVGTNDIHVPRYPHRRFAGKSGMGFRGDAILQFDWTVGEIIRTLKENGLFDNTLLVISSDNGPVIDDGYQDGAEALLGDHKPWGPLHTRGGKYSNFEGGTRVPFIVSWPAHVKSGTSGALISQVDLLASFAALVGQKQLPAQVTDSQDQLKALLGTSNTGRQYIIESSTSLSVSDGEWKYIAPNASPAFYELTRTQSGNASVDQLYHLKTDLAETRNLADEKPEKVAALKTLLLKEKEKGYQRDR; encoded by the coding sequence ATCCCGTTAATAGCAGGACTATTGTTATCCTCCTTTTTTTCCTATAGCCAACATCATGTAAAACCACAAAATGTTATCCTGATCATCGCTGATGATATAGGCTACGGTGATCTAAGTTGCTATGGTGCAAAGGCTGTTCATACACCCCATATCGATCAGGTGACTAGAAAAGGCCTGGTTTTTTCAGATGCCCATACAACTGCATCTACCTGTACCCCCTCCCGTTATTCGATTTTTACAGGTGAATACAACTGGCGCAAAAAAGGAACAGGAATTGCAACAGGAGATGCGGGAATGGTGATAAGCCCCGAGCAGTTTACCATGGCTGATATGTTCCGCCAGGCTGGTTACACAACCGGGGCTATCGGCAAATGGCACCTGGGCCTGGGAGATCAGCAAGGAGACCAGAATTGGAACGGCTTCATTACCCCCGGGCCTGTAGATATTGGATTTGACTATTCCTTTCTGATGGCAGCTACCGGCGACCGGGTACCCTGCGTTTGGGTAGAGAACCAGCGCGTAGCTAATCATGATGCCTCTGCACCTATTGCGGTAAGCTATAAAGAACCCTTCCCGGGCGAACCCCTGGGTAAAGATCGCCCTGAACTGCTTACTAAATTAAAGCCCTCACCGAATCATGGACATAACCAGGCGATTGTTAATGGTATCTCCCGTATTGGTTACATGAAAGGTGGCGGTAAAGCATTATGGCAGGACGAATATATTGCGGACACTATTGCCGCAAGAGCAACCGGTTTTATTAAAAAGCATACAAAAGAACCCTTCTTCCTTTATGTGGGTACCAATGATATTCATGTTCCCAGGTATCCACATCGCCGTTTTGCGGGAAAAAGCGGCATGGGATTCCGGGGTGATGCGATCCTCCAGTTTGACTGGACTGTAGGCGAAATTATAAGGACTTTAAAAGAGAACGGTTTGTTCGACAACACGCTCCTTGTTATCAGCAGTGATAATGGCCCGGTGATAGATGACGGCTACCAGGACGGAGCTGAAGCATTATTAGGTGATCATAAGCCATGGGGACCCCTGCATACCCGGGGCGGAAAATACAGTAATTTTGAAGGCGGTACCCGGGTGCCGTTTATTGTAAGCTGGCCCGCCCACGTAAAAAGCGGAACATCCGGGGCGCTTATTTCCCAGGTAGACCTTTTGGCATCTTTTGCGGCATTAGTAGGGCAAAAACAGCTACCCGCGCAGGTTACAGACAGCCAGGACCAGCTTAAAGCCTTGTTAGGAACCAGTAATACAGGCAGGCAATACATTATAGAATCATCCACATCACTCTCTGTTTCTGATGGCGAATGGAAATATATTGCTCCTAATGCATCTCCTGCTTTTTATGAATTAACCCGAACCCAATCGGGCAATGCTTCTGTAGATCAATTGTACCACCTCAAAACGGATTTGGCGGAAACCAGGAACCTCGCCGATGAAAAACCGGAAAAAGTAGCCGCATTGAAAACACTGCTTTTAAAGGAAAAGGAAAAGGGATACCAGAGAGATCGCTAG